The Sandaracinaceae bacterium genome contains a region encoding:
- a CDS encoding macro domain-containing protein has protein sequence MRLSTFVGSLVDQALGAHAIVNASNPHVGLGSGVSGAIRAACGGAAFQTEVRRAWEDAFDEPLEAGDCLVTGAGTARAFRWVLHVPAVDYTARDPETGGSSGPARIQACAAAALEEAGALAEAHGLVGRFVLGFPLLGAGHGGLGEVASAAAMMRAFVDAPVGVGEVRVAVLEERLARLVEHAAERFGLR, from the coding sequence GTGAGGCTCTCCACGTTCGTCGGCAGCCTCGTGGACCAGGCTCTGGGCGCGCACGCCATCGTCAACGCGTCGAACCCTCACGTGGGGCTGGGCAGCGGTGTGAGCGGCGCCATCCGCGCCGCGTGTGGAGGGGCGGCGTTCCAGACGGAGGTGCGTCGCGCGTGGGAGGACGCGTTCGACGAGCCGCTCGAGGCGGGCGACTGTCTGGTGACCGGCGCGGGGACGGCCCGGGCGTTTCGCTGGGTCCTGCACGTGCCCGCCGTCGACTACACGGCGCGCGATCCCGAGACGGGCGGCTCGTCGGGACCGGCGCGAATTCAGGCGTGCGCGGCCGCGGCGCTGGAGGAGGCGGGAGCGCTGGCCGAGGCGCACGGGCTCGTCGGGCGCTTCGTGTTGGGCTTCCCGTTGCTCGGCGCCGGACACGGCGGGCTGGGCGAGGTCGCCTCGGCCGCGGCGATGATGCGCGCCTTCGTGGACGCGCCGGTGGGGGTGGGGGAGGTGCGCGTGGCGGTGCTCGAGGAGCGGCTGGCGCGCCTCGTCGAGCACGCGGCAGAGCGCTTCGGTCTTCGCTGA